A genomic window from Microbacterium sp. H1-D42 includes:
- a CDS encoding amidohydrolase has product MASADLVFTGGSYGGRVFLSDASRGRADAVAVSGGRIVAVGADAAELIGPATSVVDLDGRMLLPGFQDAHVHPLWGGLDLLRCDLSDLSTAAQYLERIRDYAVAHPADEWLLGGGWQMSAFPGGTPTAEALDSVVPDRPAFLPNRDGHGAWVNSRALELAGITRDTPDPADGRIERDADGNPSGTLHEGAMTLVNRLLPTEPHERLREALAVGQRHLHSFGITAWQDAIVGTQYSDAGDPLPVYLAAAAAGELTGRVVGSLWWDRTRGLEQIDDLVALRETGRVGRFAATSIKIMQDGVAENFTASMLEPYCDGHGHPTENAGISFVPLEILNEAAARLDALGFTLHFHAIGDRAVRECLDAVETALRRNGPRGNPHHISHIQVVHPDDVPRFRRLGVTANMQMLWATLEPQMVDLTLPFLGDERSSWQYPFGDLLRAGAALAAGSDWSVSTPDPMAAIHTAVNRRSAPSEWEGDYPPFLPEQAIDLGTALHAYTAGSARVNSLPETGTIRVGMLADLALLDRDPFEGPASEIGDTRVLGTWVEGEQVYEA; this is encoded by the coding sequence TTGGCGTCCGCGGATCTCGTCTTCACCGGCGGCTCATACGGCGGCCGGGTGTTCCTCTCGGACGCCAGTCGGGGTCGGGCCGACGCCGTCGCCGTCTCCGGCGGACGCATCGTCGCCGTCGGAGCGGATGCTGCCGAGCTGATCGGACCGGCGACCTCGGTCGTGGATCTCGACGGCCGGATGCTGCTGCCCGGCTTTCAGGATGCGCACGTGCATCCGCTCTGGGGCGGCCTTGACCTGCTGCGCTGCGATCTGTCCGACCTGTCGACCGCCGCGCAGTATCTCGAGCGCATCCGCGACTACGCGGTCGCACACCCCGCAGACGAGTGGCTGCTCGGCGGCGGATGGCAGATGTCGGCCTTTCCCGGGGGCACTCCGACGGCGGAGGCGCTGGATTCCGTCGTGCCCGACCGGCCTGCCTTCCTGCCCAACCGCGACGGTCACGGCGCCTGGGTGAACAGCAGGGCACTCGAGCTCGCCGGCATCACCCGCGACACCCCGGATCCTGCGGACGGGCGCATCGAGCGCGACGCCGATGGCAACCCCAGTGGCACGCTGCACGAGGGCGCGATGACGCTCGTGAACCGGCTGCTGCCGACCGAGCCGCACGAGCGGCTGCGCGAAGCACTCGCCGTCGGGCAGCGCCACCTGCACTCGTTCGGCATCACCGCGTGGCAGGACGCCATCGTCGGCACGCAGTACAGCGACGCCGGCGACCCGCTGCCGGTGTATCTGGCCGCGGCCGCCGCCGGGGAGCTGACCGGACGAGTGGTCGGGTCGCTGTGGTGGGATCGCACCCGCGGGCTCGAGCAGATCGACGACCTCGTCGCGCTGCGCGAGACCGGGCGGGTGGGCCGCTTCGCGGCGACGAGCATCAAGATCATGCAGGATGGCGTGGCCGAGAACTTCACGGCATCCATGCTCGAGCCGTACTGCGACGGCCACGGGCATCCGACTGAGAATGCGGGCATCTCGTTCGTCCCTCTGGAGATCTTGAACGAGGCCGCCGCGCGGTTGGACGCGCTGGGCTTCACGCTGCACTTCCACGCCATCGGCGACCGCGCCGTGCGGGAGTGCCTCGACGCGGTCGAGACGGCTCTGCGGCGCAATGGCCCTCGCGGCAACCCGCACCACATCTCGCACATCCAGGTGGTCCACCCCGACGATGTGCCGCGGTTCCGCCGGCTCGGCGTCACCGCGAACATGCAGATGCTGTGGGCGACGCTCGAGCCGCAGATGGTCGACCTCACCCTGCCGTTCCTGGGGGATGAGCGCTCGAGTTGGCAGTACCCGTTCGGCGACCTGTTGCGCGCAGGTGCCGCGCTCGCCGCAGGCAGCGATTGGTCGGTGTCGACGCCTGACCCGATGGCGGCGATTCACACCGCGGTGAACCGGCGCTCCGCGCCCTCGGAATGGGAGGGCGACTACCCGCCGTTCCTGCCCGAGCAGGCGATCGACCTCGGCACGGCGCTGCACGCGTACACCGCGGGGTCCGCGCGGGTGAACTCGCTGCCAGAGACCGGCACGATCCGCGTCGGGATGCTGGCCGACCTCGCCCTGCTCGACCGGGACCCGTTCGAGGGGCCGGCATCCGAGATCGGCGACACCAGGGTGCTCGGCACCTGGGTCGAGGGGGAGCAGGTCTACGAGGCCTGA
- a CDS encoding SDR family oxidoreductase: MARILIVGGHGKVALLLAPILVSQGDEVTSVIRNPAHADTVRATGATPVVFDIEHGDREAIAAVIAGQDAVVWSAGAGGGDPARTTAVDLEAAVRSMDAAADAGVRRYVMVSYFDASPDHGIDPANSFYAYAEAKAAADEHLRASELAWTVLGPSRLTLDPPTGLIDTTAETSGEVSRANVAQVIAAAVHDDTTIGRTIRFNDGTVPIADAIRG; the protein is encoded by the coding sequence ATGGCTCGAATCCTCATCGTCGGCGGCCACGGCAAGGTCGCACTTCTGCTCGCCCCGATCCTGGTCTCACAAGGTGATGAGGTCACCTCGGTGATCCGCAATCCCGCGCACGCCGACACGGTGCGGGCGACCGGCGCGACGCCGGTCGTGTTCGACATCGAACACGGTGACCGCGAAGCGATCGCGGCTGTGATCGCCGGTCAAGATGCGGTGGTGTGGTCCGCGGGTGCTGGCGGCGGTGACCCGGCACGCACCACGGCCGTCGATCTCGAGGCCGCCGTGCGCTCGATGGACGCGGCAGCGGATGCCGGCGTGCGACGGTACGTCATGGTGTCGTACTTCGACGCGTCACCCGACCACGGCATCGACCCCGCGAACTCGTTCTATGCGTACGCCGAGGCGAAGGCGGCCGCCGATGAGCACCTGCGGGCATCCGAGCTGGCGTGGACGGTGCTCGGCCCGAGCCGGCTGACGCTGGATCCGCCCACCGGCCTCATCGACACGACAGCGGAGACTTCAGGCGAGGTGTCGCGTGCGAACGTCGCCCAGGTGATCGCGGCTGCCGTGCACGACGACACGACGATCGGCCGCACGATCCGGTTCAACGACGGCACCGTCCCGATCGCCGACGCGATCCGAGGCTGA
- the hutI gene encoding imidazolonepropionase → MRTLITNIGELTTNDPSSADPTGALHDAAVLIDHGRIEWAGEADDVPTDAEGYQEVDAGGRAVIPGFVDSHSHIVFGGDRAEEFEARMAGQKYAAGGIRSTVAATRAASDDELRARVRGFLGEMLAQGTTTVEIKSGYGLDVDTEARLVRLAAEVTEEVTYLGAHVVPIEYADRSDEYVDLVVGEMLDACAPHSKWIDVFCETGAFTVPQARRVLEAGIARGLQPRVHASQLGPGDGVQLAIELGAASVDHGTYLTDADVTALAASDTVLTLLPGVEFSTRQPYPDARRLIDAGITVALACDTNPGSSFTSSMSFCIAVAVREMGMTTAEAIWAATAGGASALRRDDIGVIAPGKRADIVLLDAPTRVHLAYRPGVPLVKHVWKDGAQVR, encoded by the coding sequence ATGCGAACGCTGATCACGAACATCGGTGAGCTGACCACCAACGACCCGTCGTCCGCGGACCCGACCGGTGCCCTGCACGACGCGGCGGTGCTGATCGACCATGGCCGGATCGAGTGGGCAGGCGAAGCGGATGACGTGCCGACCGACGCCGAGGGATACCAAGAGGTGGATGCCGGGGGCAGAGCCGTCATCCCCGGATTCGTCGACAGCCACAGCCACATCGTGTTCGGCGGTGACAGGGCTGAGGAGTTCGAGGCCCGCATGGCGGGGCAGAAGTATGCCGCCGGAGGCATCCGATCCACCGTCGCCGCCACGCGGGCAGCATCCGACGACGAGCTGCGCGCGCGCGTGCGCGGATTCCTCGGCGAGATGCTCGCGCAGGGCACCACGACGGTGGAGATCAAGAGCGGGTACGGGCTCGACGTCGACACCGAGGCGCGCCTGGTCCGACTGGCCGCAGAGGTGACCGAAGAGGTCACGTACCTCGGCGCCCATGTCGTGCCGATCGAGTACGCCGACCGCAGCGACGAGTACGTCGACCTGGTGGTCGGCGAGATGCTCGACGCGTGCGCGCCGCACAGCAAGTGGATCGACGTGTTCTGCGAGACCGGTGCATTCACCGTGCCGCAGGCGCGGCGGGTGCTCGAGGCCGGCATCGCCCGTGGGCTGCAGCCCCGCGTGCACGCCAGTCAGCTGGGCCCAGGAGACGGGGTGCAGCTCGCGATCGAGCTCGGCGCCGCATCCGTCGATCACGGCACCTACCTGACCGACGCCGATGTCACAGCCCTCGCAGCATCCGACACCGTGCTCACACTGCTGCCCGGCGTGGAGTTCTCCACCCGCCAGCCGTATCCGGATGCGCGCCGTCTGATCGACGCCGGCATCACGGTCGCGCTGGCGTGCGACACGAATCCCGGCTCGAGCTTCACCTCGTCGATGTCGTTCTGCATCGCGGTCGCCGTGCGGGAGATGGGCATGACGACGGCCGAGGCGATCTGGGCAGCGACCGCGGGAGGCGCCAGCGCGCTGCGACGCGACGACATCGGCGTGATCGCGCCAGGCAAGCGGGCGGACATCGTGCTGCTCGATGCGCCGACCAGGGTGCATCTGGCCTACCGGCCCGGCGTTCCGCTGGTCAAGCACGTCTGGAAGGACGGCGCGCAGGTGCGCTGA
- a CDS encoding DUF445 family protein translates to MTRTPMALLSAADQERLRGLRRMKAVALGALLFMAVLFVISFALQARYPWLDYVRAAAEGGMVGALADWFAVTALFRRPLGLPIPHTAIIPNRKDEIGRTLGEFVETNFLSADVVREKLSNTAVARRLGEWLAQPAHAGRVAAEGSTIAAAVLRALSDDDVRDLIADLAREHLVDPEWGPPAGAWLEKIVQADAHRGAVDLAVDSIGNWLDNNAAAFHGLISRRLPGWVPRLAHRFVDETAYSEAVKFVRAVQTDPRHPARIALDGYLHRLADGLQHDPAMRARLEGAKANLFDSPRVGELAAQAWNTAKAGLLSSLADPQSGLRTRATSALAEIGQRLTSDAALQARVDGWVTEAAVFLVDRYRHDIASIITDTVERWDPAETTEKIELMVGRDLQYIRLNGTVVGALAGVAIFTIAHALIPGV, encoded by the coding sequence ATGACGCGCACACCGATGGCACTGCTCTCTGCAGCCGACCAGGAGCGTCTGCGCGGACTGCGACGTATGAAGGCGGTGGCGCTGGGCGCGCTGCTGTTCATGGCGGTGCTGTTCGTGATCTCCTTCGCGCTGCAAGCCCGCTATCCCTGGCTCGACTACGTGCGGGCCGCGGCCGAGGGCGGCATGGTCGGCGCCCTGGCCGACTGGTTCGCCGTCACCGCGCTCTTCCGCAGACCGCTCGGTCTGCCCATCCCGCACACCGCGATCATCCCCAACCGCAAGGACGAGATCGGCCGCACGCTCGGCGAGTTCGTCGAGACCAATTTCCTCTCGGCCGATGTCGTGCGCGAGAAGCTGTCGAACACGGCCGTCGCCAGGCGACTCGGCGAGTGGCTCGCCCAGCCTGCGCACGCCGGGCGCGTCGCCGCCGAGGGCTCCACGATCGCCGCCGCCGTGCTGCGCGCGCTCAGCGATGACGATGTGCGCGATCTGATCGCCGATCTCGCCCGCGAGCATCTCGTGGACCCCGAATGGGGCCCGCCGGCAGGTGCCTGGCTGGAGAAGATCGTGCAAGCCGATGCGCATCGCGGTGCGGTGGACCTGGCCGTGGACAGCATCGGCAACTGGCTCGACAACAACGCCGCGGCCTTCCACGGGCTCATCTCGAGGCGCCTGCCCGGCTGGGTGCCGCGTCTGGCGCATCGCTTCGTCGACGAGACGGCGTACAGCGAGGCGGTGAAGTTCGTACGGGCTGTGCAGACCGACCCTCGCCACCCGGCGCGGATCGCCCTCGACGGATACCTGCATCGCCTCGCCGACGGCCTGCAGCACGACCCCGCGATGCGCGCCCGTCTGGAGGGTGCGAAGGCGAACCTGTTCGACAGTCCTCGTGTCGGCGAACTCGCCGCCCAGGCGTGGAACACGGCGAAGGCCGGGCTGCTGTCGTCCCTCGCCGACCCGCAGAGCGGCCTGCGCACGCGCGCCACGAGTGCGCTTGCCGAGATCGGGCAGCGGCTGACATCGGATGCTGCCCTGCAGGCCCGAGTGGACGGCTGGGTGACCGAGGCCGCTGTCTTCCTCGTCGACCGCTACCGGCACGACATCGCCTCGATCATCACCGATACGGTGGAGCGCTGGGATCCAGCCGAGACCACCGAGAAGATCGAGCTCATGGTCGGCCGTGACCTGCAGTACATCCGTCTGAACGGCACCGTCGTCGGTGCCCTCGCCGGCGTGGCGATCTTCACCATCGCGCACGCTCTGATCCCAGGAGTCTGA
- a CDS encoding ABC transporter permease, which yields MSDARVRRRGPGAGNTVLTIWSVLVFAFLFLPIVVIIFASFNSGRLLVAWESFSLAPFAAIVEKPVVREAVLVSLRTGLIAALFASLVGTLAGVAMARRPGKWVWWFLGLLLLVSVTPEIVDAVALLPWLVFLGQDLGMSIFNDGTVRLVIGHSLFSVAIVSYIVRARLVGLDARLEEASADLFAPPLRTFLKVTLPLAMPAVLAGFLLSFTLSLDNTVVSAFVQVSGTTPWPVYVLSSLRSGLRPEIAAVSTIMLLLTLASLALVAYVLKRAGDSASEIARTMAGG from the coding sequence ATGAGCGACGCACGCGTCCGCCGCCGCGGCCCCGGCGCCGGGAACACCGTCCTCACGATCTGGTCGGTGCTGGTGTTCGCGTTCCTGTTCCTGCCGATCGTGGTGATCATCTTCGCGTCGTTCAACTCGGGTCGACTGCTGGTGGCCTGGGAGAGCTTCAGCCTGGCGCCGTTCGCCGCGATCGTCGAGAAGCCCGTCGTGCGCGAGGCCGTGCTGGTCTCGCTGCGCACCGGCCTGATCGCCGCGCTGTTCGCGTCGCTGGTGGGAACGCTCGCCGGCGTCGCCATGGCGCGCCGCCCCGGCAAATGGGTGTGGTGGTTCCTCGGACTCCTGCTGCTGGTCTCGGTGACCCCCGAGATCGTCGACGCGGTCGCGCTGCTGCCGTGGCTGGTCTTCCTCGGTCAGGACCTCGGGATGTCGATCTTCAACGACGGCACGGTGCGGCTCGTGATCGGCCATTCGCTGTTCTCGGTGGCGATCGTCTCGTACATCGTGCGAGCCAGACTGGTCGGGCTGGATGCCCGGCTGGAAGAGGCCTCGGCCGACCTGTTCGCCCCGCCGCTGCGCACGTTCCTGAAGGTGACGCTGCCGCTGGCGATGCCGGCGGTACTGGCCGGCTTCCTGCTGTCGTTCACGCTCAGCCTCGACAACACGGTCGTCTCGGCGTTCGTGCAGGTGTCTGGAACGACCCCATGGCCGGTGTACGTGCTCAGCTCGCTGCGCAGCGGCCTGCGGCCCGAGATCGCGGCCGTCTCGACGATCATGCTGCTGCTCACCCTGGCATCCCTGGCGCTGGTGGCGTACGTCCTCAAGCGCGCCGGCGACTCCGCCTCGGAGATTGCCCGCACGATGGCAGGTGGGTGA
- a CDS encoding spermidine/putrescine ABC transporter substrate-binding protein, whose product MNDSTSIRILADASVAPLVRRHLSRRGFLGVVAALGAAGVLTACSPGGGSAPAPQATGGDLEKELSVYSWGDYDAPEVVKAFSDDSGVKVIMDTFASNEEMIAKLVAAKGTSGYDLVVPTGVFIPQMIENGLLSKINLDLIPNIKYMDPAFLGRAWDPKNEYSICKAWGTTGFVYDKTVITRELKTWSDFIDAAQNEASGKTSVLDDPAPLGGIYYWANGIDWNTTDPDDLDACENFLVNDLAPHISAFDSYPGGAAIPQASHALMQVWNGDARIGIQESPDPDRWQWVLGAPDTELWMDNWALAVGAPHPEAAHAFLNFILTPDNQLAQVDYIGYDTGAKDIRAAAEDAELEMLDMVFFTPEQIATMHEGKVTEAQGRIVEMWNKTKAAAGA is encoded by the coding sequence ATGAACGACAGCACCAGCATCCGAATCCTGGCCGACGCCTCTGTCGCGCCCCTCGTCCGCCGCCACCTCTCGCGTCGCGGCTTCCTCGGCGTCGTCGCGGCGCTGGGCGCCGCCGGCGTGCTCACCGCCTGCTCGCCTGGTGGCGGCTCGGCACCTGCCCCGCAGGCCACAGGCGGCGACCTCGAGAAGGAGCTGTCGGTCTACAGCTGGGGCGACTACGACGCCCCAGAGGTCGTCAAGGCATTCTCCGACGATTCCGGCGTGAAGGTCATCATGGACACCTTCGCCTCGAATGAGGAGATGATCGCCAAACTGGTCGCGGCCAAGGGCACCAGCGGCTACGACCTCGTCGTGCCGACCGGGGTGTTCATCCCGCAGATGATCGAGAACGGGCTGCTGAGCAAGATCAACCTCGATCTCATCCCGAACATCAAGTACATGGACCCGGCATTCCTCGGTCGTGCCTGGGACCCGAAGAACGAGTACTCGATCTGCAAGGCCTGGGGCACCACCGGATTCGTCTACGACAAGACCGTCATCACCCGCGAGCTCAAGACCTGGAGCGACTTCATCGACGCGGCGCAGAACGAGGCATCCGGCAAGACCTCCGTGCTCGATGACCCGGCACCGCTCGGCGGCATCTACTACTGGGCCAACGGCATCGACTGGAACACCACCGATCCCGACGATCTCGATGCCTGCGAGAACTTCCTGGTGAACGACCTCGCGCCGCACATCTCGGCCTTCGACTCGTACCCGGGCGGTGCGGCCATCCCGCAGGCCTCGCACGCGCTGATGCAGGTGTGGAACGGTGACGCCCGCATCGGCATCCAGGAGTCGCCGGACCCCGACCGCTGGCAGTGGGTGCTCGGTGCGCCCGACACCGAGCTGTGGATGGACAACTGGGCACTGGCGGTCGGCGCGCCGCACCCCGAGGCCGCGCACGCGTTCCTGAACTTCATCCTCACCCCTGACAACCAGCTCGCCCAGGTCGACTACATCGGATACGACACCGGCGCCAAGGACATCCGCGCCGCTGCAGAGGACGCGGAGCTCGAAATGCTCGACATGGTGTTCTTCACTCCTGAGCAGATCGCCACCATGCACGAGGGCAAGGTCACCGAGGCGCAGGGTCGCATCGTGGAGATGTGGAACAAGACGAAGGCCGCAGCAGGTGCGTAG
- a CDS encoding metal-sensitive transcriptional regulator, giving the protein MIEDIKKRAMHRTSILEGQLRGVARMIESEEYCMDIITQSRAIQRSLESLNRLLLENHLRTHVTHMFEEGGDQRDQAVGELLKAFDFDRK; this is encoded by the coding sequence GTGATCGAAGACATCAAGAAGCGCGCCATGCACCGCACCAGCATCCTCGAGGGGCAGCTGCGCGGCGTCGCGCGGATGATCGAGAGCGAGGAGTACTGCATGGACATCATCACGCAGTCCCGGGCCATTCAGCGCTCCCTGGAATCCCTGAATCGGCTGCTGCTCGAGAATCACCTGCGCACGCACGTCACGCACATGTTCGAAGAGGGCGGTGACCAGCGGGATCAGGCCGTCGGCGAGCTGCTGAAGGCGTTCGATTTCGATCGGAAGTAG
- a CDS encoding agmatinase family protein, producing MAAAAKLAHDPSWPRAGGWPAFDGSRVDAALLGVPVWRTSLSPTGAHATPAAVREALARFSPTLMGPPPVDLGEALRIADAGDVEDPDGDEGTERTVARVAELSASTRRVIALGGDNSLTYSVARGAAATGLITFDAHFDLRDGVSNGTPVRRLVEDGPAEQRIDPRHIVQIGIADFANSAFYAQRAADWGIRVITLDELRRRGIDDVTAEALEIAGAGSDSRIHLDIDVDVCDRSVAPGCPASVPGGLAAWELRALTRGVASDARVVSADLAEVDATVDAPDGRTVRLAALCVLELLAGLVAS from the coding sequence ATGGCCGCCGCTGCGAAACTGGCACACGATCCGTCCTGGCCGCGCGCCGGCGGCTGGCCCGCATTCGACGGAAGTCGCGTCGACGCTGCGCTGCTCGGCGTGCCGGTCTGGCGCACCTCGCTCTCCCCGACCGGCGCGCACGCGACGCCGGCCGCAGTGCGCGAGGCGCTCGCCCGATTCAGCCCCACACTGATGGGTCCCCCGCCGGTCGATCTGGGCGAGGCGCTGCGGATCGCCGACGCCGGCGACGTCGAAGACCCGGACGGCGACGAGGGCACCGAGCGCACCGTCGCCAGGGTGGCGGAGCTGTCAGCATCCACCCGCCGCGTGATCGCGCTGGGCGGAGACAACTCCCTCACCTACTCCGTCGCACGCGGCGCGGCAGCGACCGGCCTGATCACCTTCGATGCGCACTTCGATCTGCGCGACGGCGTCTCCAACGGCACCCCGGTGCGCCGGCTCGTCGAGGACGGCCCTGCGGAGCAGCGCATCGATCCGCGGCACATCGTGCAGATCGGCATCGCCGACTTCGCGAACTCGGCGTTCTACGCGCAGCGCGCAGCCGACTGGGGCATCCGCGTCATCACGCTCGACGAACTGCGCCGTCGCGGCATCGACGATGTGACGGCCGAAGCGCTCGAGATCGCGGGAGCGGGATCGGATTCCCGGATCCATCTCGACATCGACGTGGACGTGTGCGATCGCTCGGTCGCCCCCGGCTGCCCGGCGAGCGTGCCGGGCGGATTGGCCGCATGGGAACTGCGGGCGCTCACCCGCGGCGTCGCGTCGGATGCCCGCGTCGTCAGCGCCGACCTCGCCGAGGTGGATGCCACGGTCGACGCACCGGACGGCCGCACCGTGCGCCTCGCCGCACTGTGCGTGCTCGAGCTGCTGGCGGGCCTGGTCGCGAGCTGA
- a CDS encoding ABC transporter permease, whose translation MRSPRFGLAVPAWVWLAIFFIAPIGMVVWFSFGYKPGIFGTHANDVLSLDRYAEAMSPTFFATFQNTLWVGVLGTLLCLVIGAPVAYWMAVKAPPSRRGLLLALVMVPFWTNFLVRTLGWQVILSPDGWLSSGLQAIGLLDGPIDILYTRGAVLIGVVYNYLPLMILPLYVAFDRVGTPLREASKDLGASSVRTFLRVTVPLAQPGIIAGVLLVFIPLMGDYITATVLGGAQGNMIGQLVASQFGTAQNWALGSAMAVMLILIIMLTIVVAAAILWLISLPFRNRNRLVLEKAS comes from the coding sequence GTGCGTAGCCCCCGCTTCGGGCTGGCCGTGCCCGCGTGGGTGTGGCTCGCCATCTTCTTCATCGCCCCGATCGGGATGGTCGTGTGGTTCAGCTTCGGTTACAAACCGGGCATCTTCGGCACCCACGCGAACGACGTGCTCTCGCTCGACCGCTACGCCGAGGCGATGTCGCCGACGTTCTTCGCGACCTTCCAGAACACCCTTTGGGTCGGCGTGCTCGGCACGCTGCTGTGCCTGGTGATCGGTGCGCCGGTCGCGTACTGGATGGCCGTGAAGGCGCCGCCGTCACGGCGCGGTCTGCTGCTGGCACTGGTCATGGTGCCGTTCTGGACGAACTTCCTGGTGCGCACCCTCGGCTGGCAGGTGATCCTCTCGCCCGACGGCTGGCTGTCGTCTGGTCTGCAGGCGATCGGGCTGCTGGACGGTCCGATCGACATCCTCTACACCCGCGGTGCCGTGCTGATCGGCGTCGTCTACAACTACCTGCCGCTGATGATCCTGCCGCTGTACGTCGCGTTCGATCGCGTGGGCACACCGCTGCGCGAGGCGAGCAAGGACCTCGGCGCCAGCTCGGTCAGGACCTTCCTTCGGGTCACCGTTCCCCTGGCGCAGCCTGGCATCATCGCCGGCGTCCTGCTGGTGTTCATTCCGCTGATGGGCGACTACATCACCGCGACCGTCCTCGGCGGCGCGCAGGGCAACATGATCGGCCAGCTCGTGGCCAGCCAGTTCGGCACCGCGCAGAACTGGGCGCTTGGTTCGGCCATGGCCGTGATGCTCATCCTCATCATCATGCTGACGATCGTGGTCGCGGCCGCGATCCTGTGGCTGATCTCGCTGCCGTTCCGCAACCGCAATCGTCTTGTACTGGAGAAGGCATCATGA
- a CDS encoding ABC transporter ATP-binding protein, with protein MTDSALAAPASETGNPTGGVEIAGVTKRYGDAVAVDDLTLSVQPGEFLSLLGPSGCGKTTTLRMIAGFEHPDSGDISISGRSVLGLPPHKREVNTVFQAYALFPHMTVAENVAYGLQQRRVPKAEQRERVAAALDMVQLRKFANRKPTMLSGGQQQRIALSRALINRPSVLLLDEPLAALDRQLREEMQVELKLLQARLGTTFVFVTHDQGEALSMSDRIAVMRAGRIEQLDAPERIYAAPASAYVASFIGQQNFLQGTVTADGDAIDTELGVIAGGWGADAVPAGGAAVAAIRPEFIRLEAAGSAGTGVDARVLSVSYLGETLQVVVGAGSQTLLVRTPAPSAPNVAVDDDVRCVWSPSAVRLFAADGAPLASTHVITLPDSVRA; from the coding sequence ATGACCGATTCCGCTCTCGCGGCGCCCGCATCCGAAACCGGCAACCCGACCGGTGGTGTGGAGATCGCCGGTGTCACCAAGCGCTACGGCGACGCCGTCGCCGTCGATGACCTCACCCTTTCGGTGCAGCCTGGCGAGTTCCTCTCGCTGCTCGGACCGTCCGGCTGCGGCAAGACGACCACGCTGCGCATGATCGCCGGGTTCGAGCATCCCGACAGCGGTGACATCAGCATCTCCGGTCGCAGCGTGCTCGGCCTGCCTCCCCACAAGCGCGAGGTGAACACCGTCTTCCAGGCGTACGCACTGTTCCCGCACATGACGGTCGCCGAGAACGTCGCGTACGGGCTGCAGCAGCGCCGCGTGCCCAAGGCCGAGCAGCGGGAACGCGTCGCCGCCGCCCTCGACATGGTGCAGCTGCGCAAGTTCGCCAACCGCAAGCCGACCATGCTCTCCGGCGGTCAGCAGCAGCGCATCGCGCTGTCGCGCGCGCTGATCAACCGGCCGAGCGTCCTGCTGCTCGACGAGCCGCTAGCAGCCCTCGACCGCCAGCTGCGTGAAGAGATGCAGGTCGAGCTGAAGCTGCTGCAGGCGCGCCTCGGCACGACGTTCGTCTTCGTCACCCACGACCAGGGCGAAGCGCTGTCGATGAGCGACCGGATCGCCGTCATGCGCGCCGGACGCATCGAGCAGCTCGATGCCCCGGAGCGGATCTACGCCGCCCCCGCCTCCGCCTATGTCGCCTCGTTCATCGGGCAGCAGAACTTCCTGCAGGGCACGGTCACCGCAGATGGCGATGCCATCGACACCGAGCTCGGCGTGATCGCCGGCGGATGGGGCGCGGATGCCGTCCCCGCCGGCGGTGCGGCCGTCGCCGCGATCCGTCCCGAGTTCATCCGCCTCGAGGCCGCCGGTTCCGCCGGCACCGGAGTGGATGCCCGAGTGCTGAGCGTCTCGTACCTCGGCGAGACGCTGCAGGTCGTGGTAGGCGCGGGCAGCCAGACCCTGCTGGTGCGCACACCGGCGCCCAGCGCTCCGAACGTGGCGGTGGACGACGACGTGCGATGCGTCTGGTCCCCCTCAGCCGTTCGCCTCTTCGCCGCAGACGGCGCGCCCCTGGCATCCACCCACGTCATCACCCTGCCCGACAGCGTCCGGGCCTGA